The sequence CCATATTGTGAGATTTATATGAACGTACATTATATAAAATTGTCTTACAATGACATAATATCAGTAAAAAAAAGATAAGTCAATAGAAAATTATTCATATAATAATAAACAATAAAAGTTTTTTTATATTTATTGTTTTTTTATTGACAAGAAATCCGTATACCTCTAAAATTAGAGATGTATATTGGATATATTGATTTTAATGTTTTTTATCTTCACTTTAAGTTAAGGTAAATAGGTTAAGCTGTGGGAGCATATCGCCGGTTAAACAGGTGATATGAGGGGAGAAGTATTACTGCTTATTGATGAAGTTCTCATATAACTTAATTTTGGAGGAAATGAGTATGAATTTGATGGAATATATGAATGGTGGAATTGAACGAATTGTTCGGAAGGCATTAAAGTCGTCTTTAAAAAATCCTCGTGAAAGTGCTTTTCTCTTAAGATATATGATTGCGCAGAAAGATGCCGTAAAAAAACGTAATCAGTTGGAATCACAAGGTACACATATTCCGTCTTTTCTGATTGCAAGTATTACGACACAATGTAATATGTTTTGTAAGGGGTGTTATGCAAGGGCAAATCAATCCTGCAGTACTTACCCTCAACAAGAGAAGCTGACTTGTGATCAATGGAAACGAATTTTTCAGGAAGCCAATCAGCTCGGGATCTCGTTTATTCTTCTTGCAGGAGGAGAACCCCTTTTGTCCAGATGTATTATAGAAACAGCAGCTGAATTTCCCGATGTTATTTTTCCTATATTCACGAATGGAACTATTATGGATGAATCGTATATTGATTTATTTGACAAGAATAGAAATCTTGTTCCGGTCTTCAGCATGGAAGGCGGCCTTATTGAAACGGATAAAAGGCGGGGAGAAGGAGTATATACGTCATTGGTCGGGAAAATGAAGCAAATGAATACTCGGGGAATATTTTATGGTACTTCTATTACCGTCACTATGGAAAATTTGGATGTTGTAACGAGTAAGGAATTTATCGACACATTATATAAAGAAGGATGCGGCGTTGTATTTTATATTGAATATGTTCCGGCTGAACCTTCAACTGAAAATCTTGTTTTGACCGAAGGAGGAAGAAAGATCTTAGAAGAACGGCAGGATATTTTAAGAAAACAGTACGAAGATATCATCTACTTATCATTTCCGGGAGATGAAAAATACATGGGAGGATGCTTGGCCGCAGGCAGGGGATTCTTCCATATAAATACTGCAGGCAGAGCAGAACCTTGTCCTTTTTCTCCTTATTCTGATATGAATTTAAAAGATTGTTCCTTGTTAGAAGCACTTCAATCTCCCCTTTTTCAAAAGCTGAACACCCAAGGATTGATGAATGAAGAGCATGAGGGAGGTTGTGTACTGTTTGGGAAACAGGATGAGATAAGGAAATTGCTGGGATATAACGACACAAATATAAAATAAATCTTATCAATAAAAAAGAAGTATCTTAATACTTCTTTTTTTAGATATCTTGAGATGCCTTTATTAGCCTGCCGATGTTTTGGCTTGTTGTTTCAACATTTTGAGAACCGTCTTTAAGAGCATGTTCTAATGTGGTGACTTTGGAGAGTATATTAAATATTGCCGTTATGCCGTGATCATACAGTTTTTCATATCCCTTTCCGATTCTGCCCGCAAGGACTATGACGGGAACATTGTATTTCTTTGCCACGGAAGCTACTCCAAAAGGGGTTTTCCCAAAGAGAGTCTGAGAATCTATGCTGCCTTCTCCCGTAAATACAAAATCTGCATCTTTTATATGAGATTCCAAATTGGTGTAATGAATAATGAGATCTACTCCCCTGACCAATTTTGTATCGAGAAAAGCTAAAAGGCCTGCTCCTAATCCTCCTGCTGCCCCTGCTCCGGAAATATTTTCAACATCCTTTCCGATTTGTTCTCTTATCACTTTAGCATAATGTTTTAAATTATTATCCAATTCTTTCACCATTTCTTCAGTTGCCCCCTTTTGGGGACCGAATATATAGGAAGCCCCTTCTTTTCCTGTTAAAGGATTGGTTACATCGCAGGCAACTTCTACTTTGACCTTTGATAATCTGGAATCTAAATTGCTTATATCAATTTTGTGAATTAAATTCAAATTTTTCCCGCCTCTTGGAATTTCCTCATTATTTTTCGTCAGAAACCTTACGCCGAGAGCCTGAAGCATTCCGGCGCCTCCGTCATTAGTTCCGCTTCCTCCGATTCCGATTATCAGATGATTTGCGCCTTTCTCAAGGGCGGCTTTAATTAATTCGCCGGTACCGTAAGTAGTGGTTACAGATGGATTTCTTTTATCTTGGGGAACCAATTGGATACCGCTGGCTGATGCCATCTCTATTACAGCTGTCTTTTTGTCTCCAAGGATTCC is a genomic window of Acidilutibacter cellobiosedens containing:
- a CDS encoding radical SAM protein is translated as MNLMEYMNGGIERIVRKALKSSLKNPRESAFLLRYMIAQKDAVKKRNQLESQGTHIPSFLIASITTQCNMFCKGCYARANQSCSTYPQQEKLTCDQWKRIFQEANQLGISFILLAGGEPLLSRCIIETAAEFPDVIFPIFTNGTIMDESYIDLFDKNRNLVPVFSMEGGLIETDKRRGEGVYTSLVGKMKQMNTRGIFYGTSITVTMENLDVVTSKEFIDTLYKEGCGVVFYIEYVPAEPSTENLVLTEGGRKILEERQDILRKQYEDIIYLSFPGDEKYMGGCLAAGRGFFHINTAGRAEPCPFSPYSDMNLKDCSLLEALQSPLFQKLNTQGLMNEEHEGGCVLFGKQDEIRKLLGYNDTNIK
- a CDS encoding glycerate kinase yields the protein MKFVLSPDSFKESMSAKEVAESMERGLKVVFPQAQYIKIPMADGGEGTVESLVEATSGKIYNVSVTDPLGNPVVANFGILGDKKTAVIEMASASGIQLVPQDKRNPSVTTTYGTGELIKAALEKGANHLIIGIGGSGTNDGGAGMLQALGVRFLTKNNEEIPRGGKNLNLIHKIDISNLDSRLSKVKVEVACDVTNPLTGKEGASYIFGPQKGATEEMVKELDNNLKHYAKVIREQIGKDVENISGAGAAGGLGAGLLAFLDTKLVRGVDLIIHYTNLESHIKDADFVFTGEGSIDSQTLFGKTPFGVASVAKKYNVPVIVLAGRIGKGYEKLYDHGITAIFNILSKVTTLEHALKDGSQNVETTSQNIGRLIKASQDI